The Macellibacteroides fermentans genome contains the following window.
GTAAAGGTATACCTGTATGAACCCGGATTCCTGCACTCCAAGCTAACGGTGATAGATGATTCGATTGCATGTATAGGATCAGCAAATATGGACTTCCGTAGTTTTGAACACAATTTTGAGATCAGTGCCTTTGTATACGACACTACATTCGCTCAGAAGATGAAAAAGGTATTTCAGCACGACATTCATCACTGCGAGCAGGTGATCCCTTCCAGGTGGCTTAAAAGATCCTTCAAGCAGCGTATACCCGAATCTTTTATGCGTCTGTTCTCTCCGCTTCTTTAAGAAAGATACTGAAATTTACAGAACCATATTCGCGGTGTTGCAAGAAATGGGGTAACGCCGAAAAATCGAAATTCTTGGGATGTTCCATAACAAACAAGCCATCCTCGCGCAACAGTTCCCGTTCCAATATCAACCGCGGAATTTCTTCCAGTTCCTTTAAGGCATAGGGAGGATCTGCAAATATAAAATCAAATGAGTCGGGACGGGCAGTCTGAATAAAGCGGAAGGCATCCCCCCTGATCAGGTCGATCGTACTACACTTAAGCTCCTCCGTCACCTTGGCAATGAACGAAGCATGGGCATTGTTCTTCTCAACAGCCGTAACCCTTTTACAACCTCTGGAAGCCAATTCGAAGGTAATGCTACCTGTTCCGGCAAACAGATCCAGGGCATCGGTATCTTCAAGATCGATTAAATTGGAGAGAACATTAAATAAATTCTCTTTCGCAAAATCGGTCGTAGGCCTGGCACTGAATGACTTGGGCACATCAAAACGACGTCTTCGGTATATACCACTAATTATTCGCATATTGATAAATATAATAAATCAAGGGGAGCCCGGTCTGTTCCGGAGCCCAGTAAATAAAACTCGGTTGGTATCCCTATGGATTCCATTTTGAATATAAATGAAGACAGTATCTGCTGCAGCTCACTCCTCAACAATTTAGGAGCATCCAGTAACAACAAATCCTTTTTCTGATCCATTCCGTTTTGTCGCCATGCATACAATATGAAATAGATGATATCCGTCGTATCCTGAAACGGGAACGAATTGGCAAAAAGTAAACGTCCCTGATCGTAACAGACAATATCCAGGTCGGCGCCGTGAATGTAAACATACATGTGCTTCGGAATGCTCTGTGCACTTCGCTTTTTCCATACGGAAAGGAAAGGAACAAGATGGTGTACAAAGGTGGGATTCAACAAAGAGCGGGCACAAAACTCGTATATATCTTCCGGCATATCGAAAACGACCGTCATCTCTTCTCCCCTAACAGCATTACGAATTCCTTTCTGAGTGGAGCCTGACAACGTAAAAGAAAGAAATGCCTCCTCCTCTTTATCCTTAAGCACTACATTAGGAATCAGTGTATAGCGTGACGATAAATACAGAACATGAATGGCAGCAAAGGGATAGTTGAAAAAATCGTTTTCAAAGAACAAATCCTTAAGCCAGGCAATATAGCTCTTGCTTCGGTCGTACGTTGTCTCGCCATAAAAGAACGAGCCGCTCTCCGAAGGATTGTAACCTGAAAAAGAAAGTCCATCCGAACAAAGCCGGATGGACATTTTATAATTTTCAGCGTTACCAGTATGCAAATGTTCAGGAATACTGATCGCCATTGTATGTTCTAAATTACTCCCAGTTACCAGCGTTGTTGTTGATTTCTTCGAGTGATCCTACTTTAAGACCTGCAAATTTGTTTGATTTAGTTGCCACATCCTTCAGGTTTGCAACTTCCTGCTTATCCAAATCACCCAGATAAGTATCGTATGATACGCTAGCCTCGAATACCTTGATGGTATAACCTGAACCCGAAACCAATGAAGCTGTGTCCATGAAGAAAGGTTGAGTTGTTCCAGGAACGAATTTCAAAGAGTCCACATTAAATGCAGGACCGAACAATGTATCTTTAGCAATAACCCAGAAAGTATCACGTTTGATAAGACCTTGCTTAACAGCTTCCTTTTCAGTCAGACCCTTTTCAAGCTGCTCATCTGTAAGCACACCTTCTTTTCTCAAGAAAGGGATTTTTTCTTCTTTCAGGAAGCGAGAAAGTTCTTCGAAGCTTGCAGCATGAACTTTGTACTTGTTCTTGTACTCGATCTGAGCCTTTCTGATATCAATCAAACGAGCAATGATAGCCTTTTCACGAGCACCTCTCTCTTGTTCGAACTCAATCGGAGCCATAATACTTCTGTAGCACATATAAATAAGCACTACAACTGCAGCAACTAGCAGAATCTTAAATGTAACTTTCATGGTTTGTATTATTTTTTTTAAATTTATTTCGTCCGGCAAATTTAAAAAAGAATATTTAATCAACTACCTTTATCGCAAAAAATATTGCAATCAAGATGATAAATAGTCATTTAAGCCGCCAAATTAGACAAAATTTCCCACATACGCCAACTAATGAGCAACTTTTCGCACTAAATATCCTGGCAGACTTTCTTTTATCTGCAAATGAGAATTCGGCGTTGTTGTTAAAAGGTTATGCCGGAACCGGGAAAACCTCTCTTGTAGGAGCCCTTGTAAAGACCATGAGCGGATTAAAGCAAAAAAGCGTACTTCTTGCCCCAACCGGCAGGGCTGCGAAGGTGTTATCCAATTACGCCGGTCAGCAGGCATTTACCATCCACAAGAAAATTTACAGGCAGGATGCTTTTTCAAACGATCTTTCGGCTTTCCATCCGTCGGACAACCTGCACAAAGACACCCTTTTTATCGTAGATGAAGCCTCCATGATTTCAAATCAGGGCATTGACTCTCATTACTTCGGGTCGGGCAGGCTGCTGGACGACCTGGTACACTATGTATATTCGGGCGAAAACTGCCGGCTGATGCTTATGGGCGACACGGCACAGCTCCCCCCGGTGATGCAGGTGGAAAGTCCCGCGCTGCAGGCCGACATACTTAAAGGATACAACCTGCAGGTAGATGAAATACAGCTTACGGAAGTGGTCCGCCAGGATCTGAATTCGGGCATTCTGTACAACGCCACCCTGTTAAGGGACAGTCTGCGGAACAACCGGGTGGAAATTTATCCGAAGCTTACGGTTAAAGGTTTTGCCGACATCCAGATGATTAACGGAAGCGAGTTGATTGAAGCCATTTCCAATGCCTACAGCAAAGACGGATTGGATGATACGATCGTTATTTCGCGCTCCAATAAAAGGGCCAATATTTACAACAACGGAATCAGGAACCAGATACTATACCGCGAAGAGGAGCTATCCACCGGCGACCGGCTTATGATTGTAAAGAACAATTACTTCTGGACCCGCAACAACAAAGAGATAGACTTTATTGCCAACGGAGAGATTGTACAGGTTTTGCGCGTGCGTAACGAATCACATTTGTACGGGTTCCGTTTTTGCGACGTTACGGTTCGCTTTCAGGATTACGACATGGAACTGGATATCAAGATTCTGCTGGACACACTGCAGACCGAAGCTCCGGCTCTGCCAAAAGAGCTGAGCGACAAGCTCTTTTACACCATATTGGAAGATTACCAGGACATCTCCACCAAGTCCGGAAAGATGAAGAAAATGAAGGAGAACCCCCATTACAATGTCGTTCAGGTAAAGTATGCCTATGCCATTACCTGCCACAAGGCACAAGGGGGCCAGTGGAAGAATGTTTTTCTGGATATTGGCTACATGACCGAAGAGATGCTGGGCGAGAACTTCTACCGGTGGCTGTATACGGCGATGACTCGTGCCACTGACAGGCTTTATCTGGTAAATCTTCCGGAAGAGTTTGTAGGCTAATTTCACTTTTTTCGGTTAAATGGCATGCATGTATATAATAATTACTTATTTTTGCTCGGAATATAAAGATCATTCGGCATGGGAGATAAAGAAAAAATGGATTACCTGTTGGTAGATATACGCGAACTTGAGAAGCTCGTTGCAAGTATGCGTGATGCCGAGATTTATCCGGTATCATTCTTCTCTCAGGCATATACCACCACCCAAAAGATTGTGGACAATCTGCAATCAATTGAGGCTGATCAGCTTGCCTTGTTTAAGGAACAGATGGAGAAACACCGGGCGTTGATTAAAAAGGCAGAAAGACTGGAAGCCGAGGCTGCACTGGTAACACAAATGCAGGAGCAGGAATCCAACTATGAACCGGTGCAAGAGATGGAATTGCCATCCGTGGAAGAATTAAATGAAGAAAAAGAATCTGTTGCAACTCCGGCAGAGGTTACGGTCGTAGCCGAAAAAACGGTATCGGAGCCTGCCTCAAGTTTATCTTCTGCATCCTCTCACGCTACTACATTGGAACAGTCGCTCCCCCATTCTATTTCGTTGAATGAGGTGATACAGAAAAAGTTTCTGGCCGACTTCAGGAAGGCATTCAGTCTGAACGACCGTTTCAGGTTCCGCAGGGAACTGTTCGGGGGAGACGAAGGGCGGATGAATGAAGCGATCAGCGATTTAAATGAGTTGCAATCGTTTGAGGAATCGATTACATATCTCGACAAAAAATTAAAATGGAATGTGGAAGACGAAGCCGTGGCAGATTTTATTAAATTGCTGGAAAAACGTTTTTCATAAATATAAGCATATTTACTGATGGCAAAATTAACAATTGTTCCCACTCCGGTAGGTAATCTGGAAGACATCACACTCAGGGCCTTAAGGGTTTTGAAGGAGGCCGATCTTATTCTTGCGGAAGATACGAGAACAACAGGTTTCTTATTGAAGCATTTTGAGATACAGAACAAGATGCTCAGTCATCATAAATTCAATGAGCATAAGTCGGTTGACCAGCTGGCAAGCCGAATCCGGGGGGGCGAAAACATCGCCCTGGTTTCCGATGCCGGTACGCCCGCCATCTCCGATCCGGGTTTTATGCTTGTACGTGCATGTGTTGAACAAGGAGTGGATGTAGAATGTCTGCCCGGTGCGACAGCCTTTGTCCCGGCTCTTGTAAATTCGGGGTTACCTTGCGATAAATTCTGTTTTGAAGGCTTTCTTCCCCAGAAAAAGGGAAGGCAGACCCGGTTGAAGGAACTTGCCGTAGAACCCCGTACAATTATTTTTTATGAATCTCCTTTCCGGCTGGTAAAGACACTTACTCAACTGAGTGAATTTATGGGAGCCGAACGAAAGGTATCCGTTTCGCGCGAGATTTCAAAATTGCATGAAGAAACGGTTCGAGGTACCCTCTCGGAAGTCATATCGCATTTTTCGATGAACGAACCTAAAGGTGAGATTGTTATAGTTTTAGCAGGCTTAAATAACAAGATGGAAAAAGAGAAAGTCAACGAAGTTTAATTAAAGATTCAATCAAAAACATGAAAAAAGTACTAGTTACGATTATCTGTGCAGCCATGTTCGCCTCTTGCGGGCAGAACTCTGCGGATTATAAACAATTACAGGCAGAAAACGACTCGCTTAAACTAGAAAATGCAAAATCGTCTACTGAGTTGAATGAAATGCTTTCAATTCTGAATGAAGTGGAAACTAATTTCCAGTCCATCCGTGATGCCGAAAATTACCTGTCTATCCAACAACAAGGAGGTGCAGAGCTTAATCAAAATAGCAAAGAGCAAATCAGAAGCAACATGCAACTGGTTACCGAAACCTTGAAAAAGAATAAAGAGCAGATTGCAAAATTGCAGGCTCAGCTTAAATCAAGCGGTTTCAAATCTGCTGAATTGAAGAAGACGGTGGACAGACTTGCTTCCGAACTGGATCAGAAGACTGCCATGATCGTGGCTCTTCAGGAAGATCTGGCTAACAAGAACGTACGCATCCAGGAGTTGGACGAAATGGTTGGTTCACTTTCGCAGGATGTAGAAACTCTTTCAAGCACTACAGCCGCACAGTCGGAGAAGCTTCATGCACAAGACAAGGCGTTGAATACGGCTTACTATTGCTTCGGAACTTCCAAGGAATTGAAAGACCAGAAGATTCTTAGCGGTGGAGGTATTTTTGCCAAATCAAAAGTGCTTCAAAGCGGATTCAATAAAGATTATTTCATTACCATCGATATCCGTGAAGTATCTGAAATACCTTTGTTCTCACCCAAGGCTCAGCTTAAATCGAACCATCCGCAAGGCTCTTATCAATTTGATAAAGACGAAGATGGCAATCTTACGCTGAAAATTACAGATGTAAAACAATTCTGGAGTCTGGGTAAATATCTTGTTATCGAAGTTGGATGAAAAACTGATGTACAAGAATTTATTCATTGATCTGGACGATACCCTCTGGGATACGTATCATAACAATAAAGAATGCCTCGAAGAAGTATATACCGATTATAAATTTGATCGGTTTTATGCCTCCTTCGAGGCTTTTTTTGCCACCTATATGCCGAATAACCTCTCCTTGTGGGAGCAATACCGCGAGGGCACTATCGATAAACAAACCCTCATCGTTGAAAGGTTTCTGCATATACTCCGGCCGTTTGGCATATCGGATCCTTCCTATGTGATTGCCCTCAACAGGGATTTCCTGAATCGTACGACATTGAAAACCCGCCTTATCCCCGGATCGATTGAGACATTGGATTACTTTAAGTCGGCCGGCTACCGTCTGTTTATCCTATCCAACGGATTCAGGGAGGTACAATCAAAAAAACTCTTCAATGCGGGACTTTCGCCCTATATCGAACGGATGATTCTTTCCGAAGATGCCGGCATAAACAAACCTCACAAACAAATTTTCGACTTTGCACTTATCAATACCAATTCACGACGCAGCCAGTCTTTAATGATAGGCGACAGCTGGGATGCGGATATTGCCGGAGCCTTTAATGCCGGGATGGATCAGCTTTGGTTTAATCCGGAAGGGCTGCCTTCCAAAGGGTTTGAGCCAACCTTCACAGTCAAACAGCTCACCGAGATAAAGGATATACTTTAAAAGGTAGTAGTATTCTATTGTTCAGATAGTGATAGTTAACATTTTTGTTAACGAACATTTAATCGTTGGACCATGGTTGAGATATCGTTGGACCTAGGTCCAACGATATCTCAACCATGGTCCAACGATAAGTTGACCTGGGTCCAACGAATAGATCCCAACGAAGAACAGGGCAGACGCATATTATTTTAGAGCTAAAAGAGTAAGGATTATTACTTAATGTGTATATATATAATGCAGATATTCAATATATTAAACATAGCATATCTGACGTTCATAATTTATTGTATCAAAACATCGTCAATTTAAAATAAGATTAAAATAGCCATATTTAATATTAATCGTACATATTGTATGTGATAAAATTTGCTTTAAAAATAATAACCGTCTCTAAAAATTGGATGTATCTTTTTGCTACGACAACTTTGTTAAGTTAAAACTTTAATCAGAATATTTAAGTTCAGTTTGAAGTCATATTGACATTACTAAAAAGAGCCCAAAAACGGTAATTACAACTACGAAAAGAAAGATAATAAATCTTCAAAATAATCACTTAAACTCATTGATATCTCAGTAAAAAATCGTATATTTACCTTATTATCAATAGTTTAAATACATAAAATATGACATTGCTTGCTTTTGCTTCAAGTATCGAAGATTATCGTTTTGACAGAAATAAGGTTCACTCTGCAGAAACTATTATTTATATTACGTTAGCTGCCGTTATTTGCGGGGCCGAGACATGGAATGAAATAGAAGACTTTGGTCATTGTAAAATTGATTTCTTCTCTCGTACGATCCCTTCTTTTAATGGAATACCCTCACATGATACATTTAACCGATTTTTCACAGTCTTGGATACCTCATATTTTGAAAATCAATTCAGAGAATGGGTTAAATCCATATGTGGCAAGTATAAAGGCGTGGTTGCTATCGACGGCAAAACAATATGCGGAGCATATGAGTCTGAAGAGGCTAAATTATTCAGAGGTACCTACTTAAAACCATCGAGTCCCAAATATAAACTTCACATGGTAAGTGCCTGGGCCGCAGACAATGGAATAAGCCTTGGACAAATCAAGACAGAAGAAAAATCCAATGAAATTACCGCTATCCCCGAACTATTGGAAGCATTAGATATTAAAGAGTGTATAATCACTATTGATGCTATGGGATGTCAAAAGACAATAGCATCTAAAATAATAGACAAAGAAGCTGATTACGTTTTGGCTGTGAAAAACAACCATATGCATTTATACAAAGAAATAGAACATTTTTTCACCATTTGGAGTGCTGAGAAGCCCAACCGGGTAAGCGTTTACGAGAAGAGCGAGACTGGACATGGTCGTTTGGAAAAAAGAACTTGCATAGCCTGTGACAACCTATACTGGTTAAATACTAAAGACTTCACTCAATGGGCTGGTTTGAAAACATTTGCCTGTGTCATTACAGAGCGTACCGTTCCAGGCGAAAAAGGCCCTCGTAAACAAAAAGAAACCAGATACTATATTTCTTCATTAGCTTTAGATGCTGAATTAATCGCTAGTTCTGTCAGAAAACACTGGTCTGTGGAAAATAATTTACACTGGCAATTGGATGTCTCGTTTAATGAAGATTACGGAAGAAAGAAGAACAATGCTGCCGTCAACTTTTCGCTTGTCTCTAAAACAGCTTTATCTATGTTAAAGCACTATGAAAGTAAAAGTAGCATTGCTCGCAAAAGAAAATCAGCAGGATGGTCTGACGACGTTCTCCAAAGCATACTTTCTGTGGAGAAATTTTAATGCGTCTGCCCTGCAACGAAGAAAATGCTTAAGATAGATTGGTTTGCGGGTTAAATACAGGGAGGAAACACCTACTCTATAAGCGGGGAACTATAACAAGCAGGAGGCAGGCACATACAGCCCGTGGAGAGGAATGGTGACAAATGACAGATCCACGGCATCTGTCACCACCCATCTGTCATTGGCAAAAGCCGCACCAGTAAAGGGATTCGGACTAATTTATGATAGATGACAGATCGTTTGGCAACAAATCCGTAACGGACAAAAAAAAGGAGATCCCCAACGGAGACCTCCTCTTCTATATTTAAATCAGAAGATTACTTTCCAGAAAGTTTTTCTTTCAAAGCAGCAAGTTCTTCAATGTCGCCCAGTGTAGTTTTTTCTACAGAACCTGTTACAACCTGATTTCCTTCGTCTTCTTTCTTGTTACGCTTAGCAGCAGCTGGTTTCTTTTCGCCTGCAGCAGCTTCCTTCTTAGCACCCTTTTGCTCATCTTCGAAAATACGGCTGTGAGAAAGGATGATACGTTTTGCTTCCTTGTTGAATTCGATTACTTTGAATTCCATCTTTTCTTCGGCAACAGCTTGTGAGCCATCTTCCTTTACAAGGTGTTTTGGAGTAGCAAAACCTTCAACTCCGTAAGGCAAAGATACTACAGCACCCTTATCCAATACTTCGATGATTGTTCCTTCGTGTACTGAACCAACTGTGAAGATTGTTTCAAATACATCCCATGGATTTTCTTCCAATTGCTTGTGACCTAAGCTCAAACGACGGTTTTCCTTGTCGATTTCAAGAACCTGAACTTCGATTTCGGCACCAATCTGAGTGAATTCGCTTGGGTGTTTGATTTTCTTTGTCCAAGAAAGGTCAGAGATGTGGATCAAACCGTCTACACCTTCTTCGATTTCTACGAATACACCGAAGTTAGTGAAGTTACGAACCTTAGCAGCATGCTTAGAACCTACAGCGAAACGTGTTTCGATGTTTTCCCATGGATCAGACTTCAATTGTTTGATACCAAGAGACATCTTACGCTCGTCGCGATCCAAAGTAAGGATTACAGCTTCGATTTCGTCGCCTACCTTCATGAAATCCTGAGCGCTGCGCAGGTGCTGTGTCCAAGACATTTCAGAAACGTGGATCAAACCTTCTACACCTGGAGCGATTTCGATAAATGCACCGTAATCAGCCATAACAACTACTTTACCCTTCACTTTGTCGCCAACCTTCAGGTTTGCATCCAAAGCATCCCATGGATGCGGAGTAAGTTGCTTCAAGCCAAGAGCGATACGTTTCTTTTCGTCGTCGAAGTCAAGGATAACAACGTTGATCTTTTCGTCCAATGTAACGATTTCTTCCGGATGTGATACACGGCCCCAAGAAAGGTCGGTGATGTGGATCAAGCCGTCAACGCCACCCAAGTCGATGAATACACCGTATGAAGTGATGTTTTTAACAGTACCTTCAAGTACCTGTCCTTTTTCAAGCTTAGAGATAATGTCTTTCTTCTGTTGTTCAAGTTCAGCTTCGATAAGAGCTTTGTGTGAAACAACCACGTTCTTGAATTCCTGATTGATCTTAACAATCTTGAATTCCATAGTCTTACCAACAAATACATCGTAGTCGCGGATAGGCTTCACGTCGATCTGAGAACCCGGCAAGAATGCTTCGATACCGAATACGTCTACGATCATACCACCCTTTGTACGACATTTGATAAAGCCCTTGATGATTTCGTCTTTCTCAAGCGCTTCGTTTACACGATCCCATGAACGGGTAGCGCGGGCCTTCTTGTGAGAAAGGATTAATTGTCCTTTTTTGTCTTCCTGACTTTCGATGTAAACTTCTACTTCGTCGCCTACCTTAAGTTCAGGATTGTAACGGAATTCTGCCATAGACACAACACCGTCTGATTTGAAACCAATGTTAACCACAACTTCACGTTTGTTTAACGAGGTTACAGTACCCATAACAACCTCTTTGTCCTTTACGGTGCTCAAAGATTCGTCATAAGTTTTTACAAGATCATCTTTACTTACATTACCGTAAGTTTCGCCTTGTTCGAATACATCCCAATCGAAATTGTCGACCGGAACAATGTTCTTCAAATTTTCCATTCTTTAATTGTTACTACTGTTTGTTAATTAGTAAATTGGACATTATATTGTCATATCTCAAAAACTGGGTGCAAATTTAATCCTTTTTTTCTGATTAACAAGCTATTCCGATTCACTTTTTTGTTGTTTACGTCTAAATAAAACACGTAGTCTATAGTCGGCAAACAACAATAAAGCAACCAAAGCGGCAATGAAAAGATAGAAGATGGTAACAGGCTGATCCGGCATGGTGATGCTTGGAAATACAATTTTGGTATACAACATACCCAACACAGCCAAAACAACCAGCACAAACGAGGCGGCACAAACGGCTATCAATCCCAGCCGCTCCGCTCTTTTCCGTTTTTTGGCTGCCTCAGCAAATACCCGCCCCATCAGATCGGAACGAAACGAGGGCGATAAAGAACCTTTGTCGAGTTGTTTGAAAAGGTTGTTTAACAGTTCGGTTTTATCGGAAGTTGTATTCATACGTTAATCCTCCATTTCTTTTAATAACACAAATAATTTTTTACGGACCCGGTGCATACGTGTTTTAACATTAGACAATGTAAGACCGCTGATAACCGAAATCTCGTCCATACTTTTCTCCTGCATATAGAACAAAAGTATGAGTGCACGCTCGTCGGCAGGTATTTTGCCGAGAGCTTTTTCAAGCCGTTCGATCTGCTCGTTGTTACGGATCAGTCCCAGGGATTCATTCACCTCGTCTTCCGATACATTGGAGAGCTGCTCCTCTTCGATGGCAAGGTACTCATATTTTGTCTTCCTTGTATAAGATACCGCCGTATTGTAAGCAATACGGTAGATCCAGGTCGAAAAGCTGCAATCCCCCTTGAACGACTTCAACGATTGGAATACTTTAACAAATACATCCTGCGTAAGCTCCTCCGCATCTTCCCTGTTATGCACCACCCTATAGATAAGAGCATGCACCTGGTTACTGTATTTATCCAGCAAACAGACAAAGCAGGATGTATCTCCGGAAAGGACACGTTGGATGTAATATGTATCTGTATATAGTTCCATCTATAATCTGGACGCAAGTTACATCGTTTGGTTACACGGATACAGAAAAATTGTAAAAATAAAAAAAGTTTTTAGTATTGAGGTGTCCGGTTGTAACCTTCGGGAAGCAGGTGCGTCAAATAAGGCAAAGGATTAAAACAAATCAATTAAAACAGTACAACTATGTTAGACTTTATTATGGTGCCAACAGTAATGGCAATTATCTGCGCCGGAATATACGGCTTGTTCGAACTCTTTGTAAGACGAAACGAACGTATGGCGATTATCGAAAAGATTGGCGACAAGCTGGATGCTTCGGCTTTTGAAGGTAAACTGGGTCTGCCCAGCTATACCAAGAAGTATTCATTCTCAAGCCTGAAGGCCGGACTGCTTTTGGCGGGAATCGGACTGGGTCTGCTGGTGGGCTTCCTGATCAACATCAACGCCTTACCTTACAACCAATTCGGAAACGACTGGAACATGCGCGAAGTTTCGGGCATTGTATACGGTGCATCGGTTTTGTTCTTTGGAGGTCTGGGACTGATTCTTTCTTTCATTATTGAGATTTCCATGTCTAAAAAGAAAGACTAAACGGTAAAGAAATGTGTGTTTAACGTTTATGATGCGGGCAGGATAAGAGGAGTCCTGCCGGCGAAAAGCTAAACAGGCAACCAAGGGTAGAAAACTACTCAGGCTGCCTGTTTTGATCATATAATCACGTCAAACAATTTCGATCAGAACTCGGACGTAAAATGGAACTTGATTTGCGGAAAATCATTCTGCGCCATCATAAGCACATACCCCGAATCGGCCAGAAATACATCTCTGCCTTCGCGGTCTACAGCCATATATTGAACCTTTCTTTTCTTGAAATTCTCAAGTACCTGGGCATTGTCGCTTTCTATCCAACAGGCTTTGTAAAGACTGATCGGATCCCAACGGCACTGCGCTCCGTATTCGTGAAGCAGACGGTATTGAATAACTTCAAACTGAAGCTGGCCAACGGTTCCGATAATCTTACGGCCGTTAAACTGATTTATAAACAGCTGGGCAACGCCTTCGTCCATAAGCTGGTCGATTCCCTTATTCAACTGCTTGGTCTTCATCGGATCATCGTTCTCGATGTATTTGAACATCTCGGGTGAGAAGCTGGGTAACCCTTTGAAATGA
Protein-coding sequences here:
- the rpsA gene encoding 30S ribosomal protein S1 — its product is MENLKNIVPVDNFDWDVFEQGETYGNVSKDDLVKTYDESLSTVKDKEVVMGTVTSLNKREVVVNIGFKSDGVVSMAEFRYNPELKVGDEVEVYIESQEDKKGQLILSHKKARATRSWDRVNEALEKDEIIKGFIKCRTKGGMIVDVFGIEAFLPGSQIDVKPIRDYDVFVGKTMEFKIVKINQEFKNVVVSHKALIEAELEQQKKDIISKLEKGQVLEGTVKNITSYGVFIDLGGVDGLIHITDLSWGRVSHPEEIVTLDEKINVVILDFDDEKKRIALGLKQLTPHPWDALDANLKVGDKVKGKVVVMADYGAFIEIAPGVEGLIHVSEMSWTQHLRSAQDFMKVGDEIEAVILTLDRDERKMSLGIKQLKSDPWENIETRFAVGSKHAAKVRNFTNFGVFVEIEEGVDGLIHISDLSWTKKIKHPSEFTQIGAEIEVQVLEIDKENRRLSLGHKQLEENPWDVFETIFTVGSVHEGTIIEVLDKGAVVSLPYGVEGFATPKHLVKEDGSQAVAEEKMEFKVIEFNKEAKRIILSHSRIFEDEQKGAKKEAAAGEKKPAAAKRNKKEDEGNQVVTGSVEKTTLGDIEELAALKEKLSGK
- a CDS encoding RNA polymerase sigma factor: MELYTDTYYIQRVLSGDTSCFVCLLDKYSNQVHALIYRVVHNREDAEELTQDVFVKVFQSLKSFKGDCSFSTWIYRIAYNTAVSYTRKTKYEYLAIEEEQLSNVSEDEVNESLGLIRNNEQIERLEKALGKIPADERALILLFYMQEKSMDEISVISGLTLSNVKTRMHRVRKKLFVLLKEMED
- a CDS encoding DUF6249 domain-containing protein, encoding MLDFIMVPTVMAIICAGIYGLFELFVRRNERMAIIEKIGDKLDASAFEGKLGLPSYTKKYSFSSLKAGLLLAGIGLGLLVGFLININALPYNQFGNDWNMREVSGIVYGASVLFFGGLGLILSFIIEISMSKKKD